A genomic region of Salinibacter pepae contains the following coding sequences:
- a CDS encoding acyl-CoA thioesterase has protein sequence MAYTYSHAHRVRYRECDPMGVVYHTHYLDYFEVARTEALRHAGVRYRDLEANGIIMPVVHVEVDYHGPAHYDDPLVVDAHFKQMPTVRVPIDYTVYREGDDDALVTGHTTLCFTDAEARRPTSPPEAVHEAFAPLLEE, from the coding sequence CTCGCATGCCCACCGCGTCCGGTACCGGGAATGTGACCCGATGGGCGTGGTCTACCACACGCACTACCTCGATTACTTCGAAGTGGCCCGGACGGAAGCCCTGCGCCACGCCGGGGTCCGCTACCGAGACCTTGAGGCGAACGGCATCATCATGCCGGTCGTGCACGTGGAGGTCGACTACCACGGCCCGGCCCACTACGACGACCCGCTCGTCGTGGACGCGCACTTCAAACAGATGCCCACGGTCCGAGTCCCCATCGACTACACGGTGTATCGGGAGGGAGACGACGACGCGCTTGTCACCGGGCACACCACGCTCTGCTTCACGGACGCGGAGGCGCGGCGTCCCACCTCGCCACCCGAGGCGGTCCACGAGGCCTTCGCCCCGCTTCTCGAAGAGTAG